The DNA region CGGCTCGGCCACCGAGGCGATGCTGAAGGGCGATACGGTCAACGACACCTGCTACACCTGCCACGCCGAGAAGCGCGGGCCCTTCCTGTTCGAGCATCCGCCGGTTCGCGAAAACTGCCTGAACTGCCACGAACCGCACGGCTCGATGCACGACAAGCTGCTGGTGGTGGCGCGCGAGCGGCTGTGCCAGCGCTGCCATACCAACCCGCACAATCAGGCCGGTCTCGGCGTGCTGGGGGCGACGGTGGGCGGCATGCGCTACGCGGTCGGCAGCTCCTGCCAGAACTGCCACACCAACATTCACGGCTCGAACAGCCCGTCCGGCTCGCGCTGGCACCGCTGACGCGGCGCCGGCCGGCAACTTCGAGGCCCGGCACGGCCGGGCTTCGACCTCCACGACACAGAGAGAAGCGGCCACCCATCGGCAGGCCGCCGGGCGAGTGCGGGTGCGTGCGGCATGCCGCCGGGACGAGCACCATCGCGGCCAAAGGAGGCGGGCCGCCAAAGACCAACAAGAGCGGCCGCCGAAGGCAGGCCGCCAGAAGCAAACAGAACAAGAGCGGCCGTCGAAGACGAGCCGCCGGGGCATGGGGACGAACGCGGCATGCGTGCGCGAGTGCGGCGCTGGCGGGAAGGAGGGGGTGATGAAGGTCAACGGGAGAACGGCGCTGACCGGCGTGCTGCTGATGGCGGCCGGATCAGCCCTATCGTCGGGCGCAGCGGCGCAGCAGCCCGCCACACAACAGCCGAAGGTGGCGACGCCCGAGGATTTCTGGAACCAGACCTGGGCGGAGCACGGGGGCGTGCGCACCTGGGGCAATGTGGAGGCGGGCTTCCGCGCCTTCATCGAGCGGCCGCCGAGCTACGCGCTGCCGGGCATCCTGCCGGCCGGCCGGCCCACCGCGGCCGGCACCAACACCAACCCGCTGCAGGGCGGCCAACCGGCGCCGATCTTCAACACCGACCGTGACAACCGCGCCAAGTTCGAAGAGTACGGCAACATCAGTCCGGGGTTCTTCTTCGAAACCCTCATTCTCGGCGCCCAGACCAAGGACGGCATGTATGCCGGCGAGCTGCGCGCCGACAATGTCGGCAACAACAACCAGCGCTTCATCTTCGACTGGTCGAAGGCCGGCGAGATCTACGGCACGTATTCGTGGGACCAGATTCCCCATCTCTACAGCGCGTCGGCGCAGAGCATCTGGAACGGCGTCGGCACGGACTATCTGACCACGCCGGTGTATATTGGAAACATCGCCAATAGCGGCCTTGCGTCCAACACCGCCGTCTACAACGCGCTGCAGGGCAATCTCAATACCATCGACATCGGCATCCAGCGCGACAAGTTCGCGGCGATGCAGCGCTGGACGCCGACCGAGAACTGGGATTTCCGCGCCGACTACTCGCACGAGCACCGCGAGGGCACGCAGATCGCCGGTGCGGTGATCGGCGGCATGGCCAACCAGCAGATGGTGCAGTTGCCGGCGCCGGTGTCCGACACCACCCAGAACGCCAAGCTGGCGGGCCAATATGCCGGCGACACCCCCTGGGGCGGCAAGTTCAACGTCCGGACGTCGGCCAGCGTGTCCGCCTATCAGAACGACTTCGATTCCTACGTCTTCCAGAACCCGTTCTATGCGGGCGACGGCGCTACCCTGGCGGCCCGGGCGAACTACTCGCCGTTCGGACGGGTGAGCTTGGCGCCGGACAATCAGGCCTACAATTTCGGCGCCACCGCTGGCATCGATCTGCCGAACAAGAGCCGCTACATGGGCACGGTGTCCTACACCATGATGCGGCAGGACGACCCGTTCATCCCCTATACGATCAACCCCAATGTCGAGACCTATGCGCTGCCGGCTTCCAGCGCCGACGCCAAGGTCGATACGCTGCTGATCAACAACGTCCTCAATACGCCGCTCAGCCGGGACGTGAAGTCGACGCTGCGCTACCGGTATTACGACAACAACAACACGACTCCGGAGCTGCTGTTCCCCAACTTCGTGGTCGAGGACTCGTCCAACACGGCGTGTCCGGCGCCGAACGCGGCGCTGCGCTGCGCGGCCGGCTCCGCCCGGCGCAACCTCGCCTATTCCTACACCAAGCAGAATGCCTCCGAGGAACTGACTTGGCGCGCCGACAAGAACCTCACGCTCGGCGGTTCGATCGGCTGGGAGCAGTATGACCGGGATCGCCGCGCCGTCGATGTCACCAATGAGTTCATCGGCAGGGTGTACATGAATGCGACGATTGCCGAGGAAACCCGGCTGAGGGCCAGCTACCAATATTCGCAGAGAAACTACGACAACTACGACTTCATGGGTGTTGCCAGTTATATCTATTGGGCCAATCAGACGACGGGCGTCAATGTCACCAACATGATGGTGCGGCAGCTCGATCTGGCCGATCGCGAACGCCAGAAGGCGAACGTCTCGCTGGAGTATACCGGCGTCGAGAACCTGACGGTTACGCCGACCTTCGGTCTGCGGTTCGATGCCTACGAGACCAACCCCTACGAGACCGACCCGAACTATATCGCGACGGCGACCGGTGGCGGCAACCCGAACAACGGCACGGCGCTGGCCATTCCGGGCCAGCTCGGGATAACCAAGGACAACACCTGGAACGCCGGCATCGAGGTCGCCTATCAGATCTCGCCCGCCGCCACGATCATGTTCGCCTATGTGTACGAGAATTTCGACCGTGATCTGTATGGCGGCCAGGGCACGACCAACTTCGTGACGCTGACGACCAATAACGGGCGTTTCTTCTTCAGCAACATGGAAGAAAACGTCAATACCTACATCGCGACGGCGAACCTGGACATTATTCCGGACACGCTGGAACTGAAGCTCTCTTACGCCTATGCCCAGGGCGAAGAGAACTGGACCGCGCAGCCCTACACCAACAGCAGCGACTGCCTTGCGCTGATCAACAGCGCCTGCCAGCCCTTCCCGACGGTGAAGACCGACTATCAGCGCTTCGACGCCATCATGAAATACCACGTCGATCCCGATCTCGTCACCAAGGTCGGGCTGATCGGCGACGTCATCTTGAAGCTGCGCTACAGTTTCGAGCAGACGCAGGTCAAGAATTGGCAGAACGACTGGACGACACCGTACATGTATCTTGTCGATGGCAGCATGGTCCGCAACATCTCCATGGCTGCTGTCGATCCGAACTATACGTCACATTTGATCGCCGCATCGCTGGCGGTGAAATGGTGAAAATGTCTGACGTATTCGACCAATAACCAGGCCAAAACGGCCATCAAACGGAGGAGGAAGATCCATGGATGCCAAGATCACGGACGTCACCACCAAGTCCCGCCGGCTGTCGCGCCGCGACATGCTCGTCTGCGGCGCCTATGTGCTGGGGGCCGGTGCCGCGATCGGCCTTGCCGCCACCGGTGCCGAGGCCCAGGTCGCCAAGAAGGCCAGCCACAAGGCCTCGGGCTATCAGGAATCGCCCAAGGGCGCGCAGCGCTGCGACAACTGCCGGATGTTCGTCGCCCCGGCCTCATGCCAGGTGGTGGAGGGCACGATCTCCGGCAGCGGCTGGTGCCGCCTCTACGCCAAGAAGGCGTGATCCGGTCTCCGGAGCCCGGGGCCACCCCCGGGCTCTCGGGTTGACGATGCGCGGGCTGTGGTCCCGGGCGGGCAGCGAAGCTGCGCGACCCGGGACGTTTTTCAGGAAGGGGTCGGCTTCTCCGGAGGACGATCCCGGATGCTCGCTTCGCTCGCTCCGGGATGACGGCACACGCGAAGCGATCCCCGCCGCGGCGCCATGCGCGGGCCGGGACGAACGGGACGATCGCCCGTCGCCCCATCCGGTAGCCTCCGTCACCCCATCCGGTAGCCGTGGCGCACCGAGCCCCAGTGCCGGCCCTGGATGCGGATCGGCACGTCGATCTCCTTGATCATCACCGTCTTGCCGCCGCCCATGTCGCGGGCATAGACCTGCAGCAGATAGGGCCGGGTGTTGCGCGCCGCGGCGAGGCCGGTGCGGTCGTCGAAATAGCGCCGGTTGCGGCAATTGGCGATGTTCCAGTCGCGCTCGCCTGGCCGCTGCGGCTGCGAATAGACCTTGTTGTGCACGGCCACGAAGGCGTTGCGGTCGCAGGTGATCGCGAAGGCGAGCGCGGGGTGCGAGGTCAGATACCGCTCCTGGATCGGCGGCAGGATCGCTTCGAGCACGCTTTGCGCCCGCGCGGTGAATTGCGGCGGGTCGGCCCCCGGCACCGGCGACACCGCATTGTCGAGCAGCGCCTCGATGGTGGTTTGGCCCCGCGCAATGGTGCTCTCGAACGCGGCCTGAATTTCCTCCGCCATGGCGCGGGCCTGGGTGATCTCGGCCTCGTTCTCGGTGCGGATGATTGCGAGCTTGGCGTCGATGGCGCGCCGCACCTCGGCCGGTGTCCGGACGAACTGAAGGTGGAGGCCGAGGCCGGAGATGGCGACGACGCGGGCCGGCAGCCGGCCGATGCCGGCGAGGTCGAGCTCGCCCGCCGCGCCCTGGCGGAGGGCTGTCGCCGCGTCCGGCGCATTGGGCCGCAGCAGCACCCCGTCCTCGGAGAGATCGAGCGTGCGGCCGTCGATGGCGCGGCCGCCGGCGTCGAGCCGGGCGCTGAGGTCGCAGGGCAGGCGGTCGAAGCGGCGGCGGTCGCCGATCTCGTTGGTGCGCAGCACCACCACGAGGCGGGCGCGCAGCTTGTCGGCCAGCCCGGCGACACGGGCGCTGGCATCGTCGATATGGCGGGCGCGCTCGAAGATGCGGTTGGCGGCACCCTCGGACTCGGCGGCGCCGTCCGAGACGCGGGTGACGAAGGACGAGGTTTCGGCGGCGGTGCGCGACAGCTCGCCGGCCGTGGCGATCTGCTCCTCCACCGCGGCGGCAATGGCGGAAAACACCGGGCGGATGGCGCCGATGGCGCCGGTGATGCGGTTCACCGCATCGATCGAGTTCGCCGCATCGGACTGCAGCCCGTCGATCTTGCGGGCGATCTCCTCGGTCGCCTTCTGGGTCTCGACCGACAGCGCCTTGACCTCCTGCGCCACCACAGCGAAGCCGCGGCCGGCGTCACCGGCACGGGCCGCCTCGATGGTGGCGTTGAGCGCCAGCAGGTTGGTCTGCTTGGCGATCGCGGCGATCAGCCCGACCACCTGGCCGATCTCGTTGGACGAGGTCTTCAGCCCGTCGACCGAGCGGCCGGCTTCGGCGGCGGCTTCGGTGGCCTGGGCGGTGAGCCGTCCGGCCTCGTCGACCTGCCGGCCGATCTCGCCGGAGGAGGCGGCCAGCTCCTCGGTGGCGGCGGCAAGCTGGCAGGCGTCGGCATTGGCCTTGCGGGCGAGGTCGGCGATGCGGCTGGAATGGTCGCGGATCTCGCCCAGCGCGTCGGTGGTGGCGCGCAGGCCGGCGCGCACCGTATCGGTGCCGGCGGTGACGTCGCCGATCAGCGCGGCAAGGTCCGCCTCCACCAGATCGAGCGCCTCGCGCATGCGGGCGAGGCGCGCCTCCATGCCGGCCGGCTCGGGCCCGGTTCCGCCGTCGGCTGCGGCGGGGTGGGCGACCGCGAGTTCAGGGGCTGCGACCTCGGGGAGAGCCGCGGCGGCGGACCGCCGTCGGAATGCGAGTTTCAGCATGGCTTGGCTCAATGCTTGGCTTGCGCGCGCGAAGCCCGGGCATGCGCCCGGTGGCCCGGCGAACAAGGTGGCGAACCAAGGTTAAAGCCGTCTTAGCGGTAGCCGTGTACGAGATGCTGCAGTGCGTGCCCGCCGGTCCGGCGGACACGCGACCGCTCCGACTCTTTGAGCCGTCGCATTCTCCTTCGCAAAATCGGTTTCCGCTTTTGCGGAGAATGCTCCTTGCGGAGAATGTTTTAAGCCTTCGACAGCAGCTCGGCGATCGCCTGCGGCAGGGCGTCGTAATGGTCGATCAGCCGGTCGGCGCCGAGCGCCTGGGGCGGCACGTCGGTATAGCCGAAGCTCACCGCCACCACCGGCAGCGCGGCGTTGCGGGCGGTGGCGACGTCGGTCTTCGAATCGCCGACCATCACCGCCCGGCGCGGATCGCCGCCGGCCCCGGCGATGGCGCCGAGCAGGTGGCCGGGATCGGGCTTGCGCACCGGGAACGTGTCGTAGCCGGCCACCATGGCGAAGCGGTCGATCAGCTCAAGCTCGGTTAGGAGCTTGACCGACAGCGCGGTGACCTTGTTGGTGCAGACGGCAAAGCGGAACCCCTCGGCCTCCAGCCGGTCGAGGGCTGCGATCACGCCGGGGAAGGGGCGCGACAGGCGCGAGATGCGCGCGGCGTAGGCCTCCACATAGTCGTCATAGATGCGTTCGAGCTCGGCGGGGTCGGTGTCGCGGCCAAGCTCGGCCAGGGCGCGGGCGATCAGCGGCTTGATGCCGGCGCCGACCAGCCGGCGGCCCTCGGCGACCGTCAGCGGCGGCAGGCCGAGGCCGGCCAGGGTGTCGGCCAGCACGTCGATCAGGTCGGGCAGCGTGTCGACAAGGGTTCCGTCAAGGTCGAAAACGGCGATCGGGGGCGCGGACATCGGTTCATCCAGTTGGGGAGCGTTCCGTATCGCGGCTTGGCGGCGGCCTGTCCAGCCCGGCGTGGCCGTCACCGGCCGCGCGTGCTAAAGCCCGGCGCGCGCAAGGCGGGAACAACAAACGGGGAGGGGGAATTCATGGCTGCCAACAGCGAGGCCCTTAAGCGCGCCGCGGCGGCGCGCGCGCTGGAGGAGGTCGAATCCGGCATGCGGCTCGGCCTCGGCACCGGCTCGACCGCCAACGCCTTCATCGAGCTGCTCGGCGAGCGGGTGCGCGGCGGGCTCGACGTGCGCTGCGTGCCGACCTCCGAGGCGACGGCGACGCTGGCCGGCCAGGTGGGAATCACGCTCGCCACGCTCGACGACCTGCCTGAGCTTGACCTTACGGTCGACGGCGCCGACGAGATCGGCCCCGATCTGGCGCTGATCAAGGGCGGCGGCGGCGCGCTGCTGCGAGAGAAGATCGTGGCGGCCGCCTCCGGCGCCATGGTGGTGATCGCCGACAACGCCAAGCTGGTCGGCACGCTCGGCCGTTTCCCGCTGCCGATCGAGATCGTGCCGTTCGGCGCGGAGGCGACGCGGCGCGCGGTTCTTCGCCTCGCCGAGGCGCAGGGTCTCGCCGGGGAAGTCCGGCTGCGGGCCAGGGATGGCCACGTTTTCGTCACGGATGGGGGCCACTTCATCCTCGATGCAGGGTTCGGCGCCATTCCCGATCCGGCGGCGCTGGCTTGCGGGCTGGCCGGGATTCCCGGGGTGGCGGAGCACGGATTGTTCATAGGGCTGGCGACCAAGGCCATCGTTGCCGGAGACGGCGGCGTGCAGGTGCTGACGCGATCGGCCAACACGGAGTCTTGAAGATGCACATGCCCTCTCTGTCTGCGCACACCCTGCGAGGTGGGCTCGTCGCCCTCGGTCTGGCGATGGCCGCGCTGGCGCCGGTGACGCCGGCTGCCGCGCAGCAGGCGGCGGCCAAGCCGTCGGCGGCCCAGGTCCAGCTTGCGCGCGAGCTGATCGAGCTGAACGGCTCGCTGCGCGCCATCGACGACATGGTGCCGGCCTATCTCGATCAGGCCCGCAACATGTTCGTCGTCACCAATCCCGACCTCGCGGCGCCGCTGGCCGAGGTGGCGGCCAGCCTGCGGCCGGAATTCCTGGCCCAGCGCACCGAGGTGGTGGACGGCATCGCCAAGGCCTACGCCTCGCGCTTCACCGAGGCCGAGCTGCGCGAGCTGGTGACGTTCTACCAGTCGCCGACCGGCAAGAAGTTCATCTCTGTGCTGCCGGCGGTGCTGCAGGACAGCTTCCAGCGCATGCAGGCCTGGAGCGCCAAGCTCTCCGAACAGATGGTGGCGCGGATGCGCGCCGAAATGCGCAAGAAGGGGCACGAGCTCTGAGTGGTCCGCAGCGCAGCGAAGTCGAGGGAAAGATGATGACTGTTCGCACACGCGTGTTCGCGGCGGCCGTGGCGTGCCTTGCCGTTGGGTGTCTTGCCGCGGGGTGTCTCGTCCCGGCGCCGGCTCTGGCCCAGCAGCCGGCGCAGCCCGCCAAGCCGGTGCAGCCGGCGCCGCCGCGCGATCCGCAGACGGTGGCGATCGCCCGCGACTATGCCCGCGTCGCCGAGTTGGCGGCCAGCCTGTCGCGTGCGCTGCCGGCGATCTCCGAGCAGATCGTGCGCAATGTGCGCCAGCGGAACCCCGGCGCCAGCCAGGAGACGATGAACGCGTTCTCCGACGCGCTGTTCGAGGAGTTCCTGCTCAAGCGCGCGGCCGAGATCGAGGCGGCGGTGGTCGATGTGCTGCTCGACATCTACACCAAGGACGAGCTGATCGCGCTGAAGACCTTCTATTCGACGCCGACCGGCCAATCGATCATCAAGAAGCAGCCGCAGCTCGGCACAAGGATGCCGGAGGCGCTGCAGGAATGGACGCGCCGCACCGCGCCGGAGGCGGTGAAGGCCGCGGCCGCGCGGCTCAAGGCCTCGGGCAAGGATCTCAAGCTCTAAGGCGCGCTGCGGCGTGATCGGCGCGGCGCCCTTTTGGGCGCCGTGCCCGTTGAGGTGAGCATGTCCGAATTCGACGCCGATCTCTTCGTCATCGGGGCGGGCTCCGGTGGGGTCCGGGCGGCGCGCATTGCCGCCGGCTACGGCGCCAAGGTGATGGTGGCCGAGGAGTTCCGGGTCGGCGGCACCTGCGTCATCCGCGGCTGCGTGCCGAAGAAGCTGCTGGTCTATGCCGCGCGCTTCGCCCACGAGTTCGAGGACGCCGCCGCCTTCGGCTGGAGCCTCGGCGAGCCGGCGCACGACTGGGCGGCGCTGATCGCCGCCAAGGACCGCGAGATCGCCCGGCTGGAGAAGATCTACCGCGCCAATCTGGAGCGGGCCGGCGTCACGGTGATTGCCGAGCGCGCGGTGTTCGCGGACGACCACACCGTCCTGCTCAAGGGCTCGGGCCGGCGCATCCGCGCCCGCCACATCCTGATCGCCACCGGCGCGCATCCGATCCGGCCGGTGTTTCCCGGCTGCGCGCTGGCCGCCACCTCCAACGAGGCGTTCGATCTCGACCGCCTGCCGCGGCGGGTGGTGGTGCAGGGCGGCGGCTATATCGCGCTGGAATTCGCCGGCATCTTCAAGGGGCTCGGCGCCGAGGTGACCGTGGTCCACCGCGGCGAGCGGGTGCTGCGCGGCTTCGACGAGGATGTCCGGCTGGCGATCCAAAAGGAGATGAAGACGCGCGGCATTCGCTTCCGCCTCGGCGAGACCATCCGGGCGGCGGCGCGCGCGGATGCCGGCGTGCGGGTCGAGCTCGCCAGCGGCGACGACATCGAGGCCGACCTGCTGATGGCGGCGACCGGGCGCATGCCCAACACCAGCGGGCTCGGCCTGGAGAACACCGGCGTGGCGCTCGACCCGCGCGGCGCGGTGGCGGTGGATGCGTTCTCGCGCACCAGCGTGCCGCACATCTTCGCGGTCGGCGACGTCACCGGGCGCGTCGCGCTCACCCCCGTCGCCATCCGCGAGGGCCACGCGGTGGCCGACGCGCTGTTCGGCGGCCGGCGGGAGGCGGTCGACTACGGCGCCATCCCGACGGCGGTGTTCACCGAGCCGGAGATCGGCACCGTCGGCGCCACCGAGGCCGAGGCGCGGGCGGGCGGCGCGCCGATCGACATCTACAAGACCAGCTTCCGGCCGATGAAGGCGACGCTCTCCGGCCGCGAAAGCAAGGTGTTCATGAAGCTGGTGGTGGATGGCGCCACCGACCGGGTGCTCGGCATCCACATCATCGGCGAGGCGGCGGCCGAAATGGTGCAGTGCCTCGCCATCGCGGTGAAGATGGGGGCGAAGAAGACCGACTTCGACGCCACCATGGCGCTGCACCCCTCCGCCGCCGAGGAACTGGTGACGCTGCGCAGCAAGTGGCAGCCGGGATGAGGCTATTTCCTGCGCACCTGGAATGCGCGTCAGTCTCGCTCGCGGAGAATTGCATCCACCAGCTCGCGCGAGGCGGTCTCCAGCGTGGATGAACTGAGCCTGCACGATTGGGGCACGGCAAACCGGATGAAGAACGGCATCATCCTGCGCGTGGCGGAAAGGTATATCCTCTCCGCAGCCGTTCTCGCATAGTAGACAAGCCGGGAATGGTATGAATTGTCCGGAATGATCTCGCCATAGAGCGCGTCGACGATGGCGTATCCCTGGTTCCGGTATTGAGCCTCGATGATGCCCGGACCGGTGACGACAAGCAGCGAGAACGGAAAGCCGAAAATCGACTTGCCGCAGCCGGGAGCCTGCATCTCGACACCGGCCGCGGGCGACGCGACGATCGACGTCACGATGAGTGCTGCCGGCTCCGGGCCGAGCCTCGTCCCCGGCGGCAGGTCGAGCGCGGCCGTCAATTTGGGGCGGCGGAGGTCGTCGGCGAGCTTGCTCGACAGTCCGGCGATGGCGGCAAGCGCAATGGCAGCGGCGGCAAATATCCGCGCAGTCATGTCCCGGGGACCGGAGACGGGCGGACCAGCAGATATGTTGCGACGAGCGCGCCCATCAGCCCGATCGAATAGAGTTTGACGCCGAGCCCGTCGTGCCAGAACTCGTAATACGCCCCGGATTGGGCCATCAGGCCGATCCGGGTCAGGTTGAAGACAATGGTGATGCCTGCCATGGCCAGGAACAACGGAACATCCGAACGGGAAATGGTCAGCTTCTCGATCGTCAGCAGCGACAGGCACAGCAGCATCGAGAAGGTGAGGTTGTGGAACGAGGAGCATGGCACCTCGATGAAGATGGCGTGACCGTTCGATGCGACGATCATGTCGCCATCGCGGGCGAAGTCGCCGAACAGCGACAGCAGGTGGCCGACGAGGCTGGCTTCGAAGGCCAGCGCGAGCGGCAGGATGAGGCGGAACAGGAGTGGGCCGAACGTCTCGTAGGACGCCAGGGCCAGGAGGAGCTGGCCTGCCGCCGCCAGCCGCGCATCCTTGCGGAACGAGAAAGACAGCCCGACCGCCGCCATCGCGAGACTGGCGACGTGAAGCGAGGCGAGCGCGATCGGAAAGCTCGCGGCGGCCAGCAGCCAGTCGTCGCGAGCCGTCAGCAGGACGTCGTCGCGAAACCGCTGGATCACGACAAACAGGGCGGTGAGGGCGACCAGTTCACCGGCGCCGACTGCCGCCGCATCGACCAGGAAATTGGCGACCTCGATCGAGTCGGCGACCTTCTGACCGCGCGGCCAGGCCACCGCGACAGCAACGCAGCACAGGAAAAGCAACAGAAGATGCCTGTCGCGACACAAGCTGCCGCGCAGGGTGCTGTTGCTGGGACGTCCGCTCCACTCGATCACGGCAAGACTGGGTCATTTCGGCCGCGGTGGCGGCGGCCGCTGAAATTGAACTGCCACTGTATTGATTTGAGCCGCGGCTGTATTGATTTGAACCGCGGCTGTCTTGGTTTGAATCGCGGCTGTATTTTTTTGATCGCGACTGTATTGACCGGGTCTTGTCCCGGTCATCCACGTCTTTGTTTTCAAAGGTGTTGCAGGCCATGGAGGTCCGCGAGAGGCGGAGTCATGCCGTCTGCTCAGGCTCGTGGTCTGCTCAGGCTCGGTTGCAGGCGCAGGCGAAATCACGCGGCCTGCGCAAGCTCGGTTGCAGCTTCGGGCAAGACGGTTCCCGGGGGCACGGACGTTCACGGTCAGCGACGTTCGCGATCAGTTCTTGCCCTTGCGGCGAAGCGCGACGACCGTCGCAACCCCAGCCATGGCCAGACCGATGAGGCCGATGTCGATGTCGGGACCGGGCGCGCCGCGAGGATGACCGTGAGAACGGTCATGCGAGCGATCATGATGACGGTCCGGATTGCCCGGATGAAAGCCCCACGCGCCCGCTGGCGAAACCAGCGCCAAGTTGAGGAGCAAGCAGAGTACCAAGGAACTTCTAGCCATGATTGACGGCTCCCAGCTAATGACGGTTGAATTTCTAGCCAGCTCAATTTCTGGTGTCAATCGGTTGCAACTCTTAGGTAATACAATCGATCGCAACCTAGCGAGGGTGACACGCGCGCAAAAAGGAGTCCTTTGGTGTCGCAGCGGAAGGTAAGCCGGCAATGCTTCGCGCCGCCGGCACCAGCGTCGATAGGCGTCCCTGCCAAAGCCGAGTCCTGTCAAAGGGATCGGCGCACCTCTTCAGGATTTGAGTCATCGGCGACTGCTGTCGTTCCTGCAGATCCCGTGGAACTGCATGAACGCGTCGCAAGACATTGACGTGACACCAACGGCCCCAAACGCTGACGCGTGGGGCCGTTGACTCTCGCGGATCTTCGTTCGGGAAAGCAGAGATTTCGCGAAAATCCGCGACCGGAACCAACGTGCCGCGTTCGCGGCTGTTGGTATGACGCCTTCCGGTGGGCCGGGCCGGACACCACATCTGCGGAAAAGGCGCCAAGTTCCTTGCCGGCCACACTTAATGTGTTCTGCCTGGACGGCGCCGCGGCGGAGACCGCTCCAGGGCATCCGATCCGACTGCATCGGATCGGATGCCCTAAGCTCTTGAGTTGTCGCATTCTCTTTCGCAAAACCGGCATCCACTTTTGCGGAGAATGCTCTAAGCATCCCGTATGATTTTGCAGGGCACACCCCTGGTGTATAAGCACGCAGGCCGCCGGGGCGCTCCCGCCGCGGCGGCGTCAGGATTGGACACATGGCTGAGCGTTGGACCCCGTCGAGCTGGCGGACGAAGCCGATCGTACAGGTGCCGGACTATCCGGATCAGGCGGCCCTGGCCGCGACCGAGAAGCAGCTTTCCTCCTTTCCGCCTCTGGTTTTTGCCGGCGAGGCCCGCAAGCTGAAGAA from Blastochloris tepida includes:
- a CDS encoding archaeosortase/exosortase family protein produces the protein MIEWSGRPSNSTLRGSLCRDRHLLLLFLCCVAVAVAWPRGQKVADSIEVANFLVDAAAVGAGELVALTALFVVIQRFRDDVLLTARDDWLLAAASFPIALASLHVASLAMAAVGLSFSFRKDARLAAAGQLLLALASYETFGPLLFRLILPLALAFEASLVGHLLSLFGDFARDGDMIVASNGHAIFIEVPCSSFHNLTFSMLLCLSLLTIEKLTISRSDVPLFLAMAGITIVFNLTRIGLMAQSGAYYEFWHDGLGVKLYSIGLMGALVATYLLVRPSPVPGT
- the gor gene encoding glutathione-disulfide reductase, with translation MSEFDADLFVIGAGSGGVRAARIAAGYGAKVMVAEEFRVGGTCVIRGCVPKKLLVYAARFAHEFEDAAAFGWSLGEPAHDWAALIAAKDREIARLEKIYRANLERAGVTVIAERAVFADDHTVLLKGSGRRIRARHILIATGAHPIRPVFPGCALAATSNEAFDLDRLPRRVVVQGGGYIALEFAGIFKGLGAEVTVVHRGERVLRGFDEDVRLAIQKEMKTRGIRFRLGETIRAAARADAGVRVELASGDDIEADLLMAATGRMPNTSGLGLENTGVALDPRGAVAVDAFSRTSVPHIFAVGDVTGRVALTPVAIREGHAVADALFGGRREAVDYGAIPTAVFTEPEIGTVGATEAEARAGGAPIDIYKTSFRPMKATLSGRESKVFMKLVVDGATDRVLGIHIIGEAAAEMVQCLAIAVKMGAKKTDFDATMALHPSAAEELVTLRSKWQPG